One genomic window of Microtus ochrogaster isolate Prairie Vole_2 chromosome 21, MicOch1.0, whole genome shotgun sequence includes the following:
- the Etnppl gene encoding ethanolamine-phosphate phospho-lyase, producing the protein MCELYSKPDTLALRDKHIGPSCKVFFAADPIKIMRAQGQYMFDEKGQRYLDCINNVAHVGHCHPEVVKAAAKQMELLNTNSRFLHDNIVEYAKRLTATLPQTLSVCYFTNSGSEANDLALRLARQFRGHQDVITLDHAYHGHLTSLIEISPYKFQKGKDVKKEFVHVAPTPDTYRGKYREDHRDAATAYADEVKKIIEDAQSRGRKIAAFIAESMQSCGGQIIPPAGYFQKVAEHVRRAGGVFIADEVQVGFGRAGRHFWSFQMHGEDFIPDIVTMGKPMGNGHPMACVVTTKEIAETFSSTGVEYFNTYGGNPVSCAVGLAVLDVIEKENLQGNAVRVGNYLMELLEAQKAKHPLIGDIRGVGLFIGIDLVKDHEKRTPATAEAQHVIYKMKEKGVLLSADGPHRNVLKIKPPMCFTEEDAKFMVDHFDGILTVLEEVTETKSDGVISENTVCRTKEVHVEQPNHGATEFRENHSRKRNGVCSDQSTLLSKRLKT; encoded by the exons ATGTGCGAGCTGTATAGCAAACCGGACACCCTGGCGCTGCGGGACAAGCACATCGG GCCCTCTTGCAAAGTTTTCTTTGCTGCGGATCCCATCAAAATAATGCGAGCCCAGGGGCAGTACATGTTTGACGAGAAAGGCCAAAGGTACTTGGACTGCATCAACAACGTGGCTCACG TGGGACACTGCCACCCAGAAGTGGTCAAAGCCGCTGCAAAACAGATGGAACTACTCAACACGAATTCTCGCTTCCTCCACGACAACATCGTGGAGTACGCCAAGCGCCTTACAGCCACCCTGCCGCAGACGCTCTCTGTTTGCTACTTTACAAATTCGGG ATCCGAAGCCAATGACTTAGCCTTGCGCCTGGCACGGCAGTTCCGAGGCCACCAGGATGTGATCACTCTTGACCA TGCTTACCATGGTCACCTGACATCATTAATTGAGATCAGTCCCTATAAGTTTCAGAAGGGCAAAGATGTCAAGAAGGAATTTGTACATGTG GCACCAACTCCAGATACTTACAGAGGGAAATACAGAGAGGACCACAGAGACGCAGCCACAGCCTATGCCGACGAAGTGAAGAAAATCATCGAagatgctcagagcagaggaaggaag ATTGCCGCCTTTATTGCTGAATCCATGCAGAGTTGCGGTGGACAAATTATTCCTCCAGCAGGCTACTTCCAGAAAGTGGCTGA ACATGTTCGCAGGGCAGGGGGTGTGTTTATCGCTGATGAAGTTCAAGTAGGCTTTGGTAGAGCTGGGAGGCATTTCTGGAGCTTCCAAATGCACGGCGAAGACTTCATTCCAGACATCGTCACCATGGGGAAGCCTATGGGCAACGGTCACCCCATGGCCTGTGTGGTGACAACCAAAGAAATTGCAGAAACCTTCAGCAGCACTGGTGTAGAGTATTTCAATACA TATGGAGGAAATCCAGTGTCTTGTGCTGTTGGGTTGGCTGTGCTGGACGTAATTGAGAAAGAAAACCTTCAGGGAAATGCTGTCCGAGTGGGAAATTACCTCATGGAGCTACTGGAGGCACAGAAAGCTAAGCACCCTTTGATAGGGGATATCAG agGTGTTGGCCTTTTTATTGGCATTGATTTGGTGAAGGACCATGAGAAAAGGACACCTGCAACAGCCGAAGCCCAGCACGTCATTTATAA GATGAAGGAGAAAGGAGTGCTTCTCAGTGCCGATGGCCCCCATAGGAATGTGCTCAAAATCAAGCCACCCATGTGCTTTACAGAAGAAGATGCAAAGTTCATGGTGGACCACTTCGATGGCATCTTAACAG TTTTAGAAGAAGTCACGGAAACCAAGAGTGATGGGGTGATCTCTGAGAATACAGTTTGCAGAACAAAG GAAGTCCACGTGGAACAGCCCAACCATGGCGCCACCGAATTCAGAGAAAaccacagcagaaagagaaacGGTGTATGCTCAGATCAGAGCACGCTGCTCAGCAAAAGACTCAAGACATGA